One Brassica napus cultivar Da-Ae chromosome A1, Da-Ae, whole genome shotgun sequence genomic region harbors:
- the LOC106376939 gene encoding DExH-box ATP-dependent RNA helicase DExH9-like isoform X2 — translation MGSVKRKSLEESTDCAPPQKVQREDDSTQIINEELVGCVHDVSFPENYVPTPAQADNKPPAKEFPFTLDSFQSEAIKCLDNAESVMVSAHTSAGKTVVASYAIAMSLRENQRVIYTSPIKALSNQKYRDFKEEFSDVGLMTGDVTIDPNASCLVMTTEILRSMQYKGSEIMREVAWIIFDEVHYMRDSERGVVWEESIVMAPKNSRFVFLSATVPNAKEFADWVAKVHKQPCHIVYTDYRPTPLQHYVFPAGGSGLYLVVDEKAKFHEDSFQKSLNALVPANDGDKKRENGKSQKGLILGKLGEESDIFKLVKMIIQRQYDPVILFSFSKKECEALAMQMSKMDLNSDDEKDSVETIFTSAIDMLSDDDKKLPQVSNILPILKRGIGVHHSGLLPILKEVIEILFQEGLIKCLFATETFSIGLNMPAKTVVFTNVRKFDGDKFRWLSSGEYIQMSGRAGRRGIDKRGICILMVDEKMEPAVAKSMLKGSADSLNSAFHLSYNMLLNQLRSEDGDPENLLRNSFFQFQADRAIPDIEKQIKALQEERDSMVIEEEESLRNYYNLILQYKSLKKDIREIVFSPKYCLPFLLPNRAVCLDCPNDNGEQQSFSIEDQDAWGVIMKFNKVKSLSEDDDNRRPEDANYTVDVLTRCLVSRDGAGKKKSKPVPFKERGDPIVVSVPLSQIKSLSSAIMNIPKDYLQLEARENALKKVSELLSRHPDGIPLDPEVDMKIRNSSYKKTVRRLEALENLFEKHKVAKSPLIAQKLKVLHMKEELTAKIKSLKKTVTIRSQSRNLLAS, via the exons aTGGGTTCCGTGAAGAGAAAATCTCTGGAGGAATCTACTGACTGTGCACCGCCGCAGAAAGTCCAAAGAGAAGATGATTCCACGCAGATCATCAACGAAGAGCTCGTGGGTTGCGTTCACGACGTTTCCTTCCCTGAAAATTACGTTCCTACCCCCGCTCAAGCAGACAACAAACCTCCCGCTAAAGAATTCCCTTTCACCCTTGACTCCTTCCAGTCTGAAGCTATCAAGTGCCTCGATAATGCTGAATCTGTCATG GTTTCAGCTCACACATCTGCTGGTAAAACAGTAGTTGCATCCTATGCAATTGCCATGTCCTTGAGGGAGAACCAGAGGGTTATTTACACTTCTCCTATAAAGGCACTCAGCAATCAGAAGTACAGAGATTTTAAGGAAGAGTTTTCTGATGTTGGTTTGATGACTGGGGATGTGACCATTGATCCTAACGCCTCCTGTCTG gtCATGACCACTGAGATCTTGCGTAGCATGCAGTATAAAGGGTCTGAGATTATGAGGGAGGTTGCTTGGATTATTTTTGATGAGGTCCATTACATGCGTGACAGTGAAAGAGGTGTGGTTTGGGAAGAAAGTATTGTCATGGCTCCCAAGAATTCTCGTTTTGTGTTTCTTTCTGCCACTGTTCCCAATGCCAAGGAGTTTGCTGATTGGGTTGCAAAG GTTCACAAACAACCATGCCATATTGTTTACACCGATTATCGGCCAACTCCGCTTCAGCACTATGTCTTTCCTGCCGGAGGGAGTGGCCTTTACTTGGTTGTGGATGAAAAGGCTAAATTCCATGAGGATAGCTTTCAAAAATCTCTTAACGCACTCGTTCCTGCTAATGATGGTGAcaagaaaagagaaaatgggaaaTCTCAAAAGGGCTTGATACTTGGAAAACTTGGTGAAGAAAGTGATATCTTCAAATTGGTGAAAATGATTATTCAGCGCCAGTATGATCCCGTGATTTTGTTCAGTTTCAGCAAAAAGGAATGCGAGGCACTTGCTATGCAG ATGTCTAAGATGGATTTAAACAGCGACGATGAGAAAGACTCCGTGGAGACAATCTTTACTAGTGCAATCGATATGCTTTCAGATGATGATAAGAAGCTACCTCAG GTGTCAAATATTTTACCCATCTTAAAACGTGGTATCGGCGTTCATCACTCGGGCTTGCTTCCAATTTTGAAAGAAGTAATTGAGATATTATTTCAAGAAGGTCTGATTAAG TGTTTGTTTGCAACAGAGACATTTAGTATTGGATTGAACATGCCAGCAAAGACGGTTGTGTTTACAAATGTACGCAAGTTTGATGGAGACAAGTTCCGGTGGCTATCTAGTGGAGAGTACATTCAAATGAGTGGTCGCGCTGGACGTCGAGGTATTGACAAACGAGGTATCTGCATCCTCATGGTTGATGAGAAAATGGAACCCGCTGTTGCTAAATCAATGCTCAAAGGAAGTGCTGATTCTTTGAACAG TGCCTTCCATTTGAGCTATAACATGCTTCTAAATCAGTTGCGGAGTGAAGATGGTGATCCTGAGAATCTTCTCCGCAATTCTTTCTTTCAGTTTCAAGCTGACCGTGCTATCCCGGATATCGAG AAGCAAATAAAAGCCCTGCAAGAAGAGAGAGACTCTATGgttattgaagaagaagaaagcttaaGGAATTACTATAACCTGATTTTGCAGTATAAGAGCCTGAAGAAGGATATACGTGAAATTGTGTTCTCTCCGAAGTACTGTTTACCCTTTTTGCTGCCGAACAGAGCTGTTTGTCTCGATTGCCCAAATGATAATGGAGAGCAACAATCATTCAGCATTGAAGACCAGGATGCGTGGGGAGTGATAATGAAATTCAACAAAGTCAAAAGCTTATCTGAAG ATGATGATAATAGAAGACCAGAGGATGCAAACTATACCGTAGATGTACTGACCAGATGTTTGGTCAGCAGAGATGGCGCTggcaaaaagaaaagtaaaccTGTGCCATTTAAGGAACGTGGTGATCCCATTGTCGTCTCTGTACCTTTATCTCAG ATTAAGAGTTTAAGCAGTGCAATTATGAATATACCTAAAGACTATTTACAATTGGAAGCTCGAGAGAATGCTCTGAAGAAGGTTTCTGAATTACTCTCGAGACATCCTGATGGAATACCCCTGGATCCTGAAGTTGATATGAAG ATTCGGAACAGCTCTTACAAAAAGACAGTTCGTCGGCTGGAGGCTCTAGAAAACCTATTTGAAAAACACAAAGTTGCAAAATCTCCTCTGATAGCGCAGAAGCTGAAAGTTCTACACATGAAGGAAGAGCTAACAGCCAAGATTAAATCACTTAAGAAAACTGTAACGATCCGATCCCAGTCTCGGAACTTGTTAGCCAGCTAA